A DNA window from Cetobacterium ceti contains the following coding sequences:
- the glmM gene encoding phosphoglucosamine mutase has translation MRKYFGTDGIRGEANKELTVDLALRLGYALGYYLKENNKNKKKIRVVMGSDTRISGYMLRSALMAGLTSMGIDIDFVGVLPTPGVAYLTKASDAVAGIMISASHNPAKDNGIKIFAQDGYKLPDEVELKLESLMDNLDEITKDLVPGDKVGQFKYADDEYYLYRDHLLSTVSGDFSGMKIIIDAANGSAYRIAKSVFLKLGAEIVIINDAPNGTNINVKCGSTHPEILAKVVVGYEADLGLAYDGDADRLIAVDRFGNIIDGDKIIAILALEMKKKNELKGNKVVTTVMSNMGFETYLEEKGAQLLRANVGDRYVLEMMKNEGANLGGEQSGHIILLDHGTTGDGVLTSLKLVEALRDCGKTIDELVNEIKDWPQILKNVRVDNVKKNLWNKNENIVKFIEEKEEEMKGLGRVLVRTSGTEPIVRVMVEGKDKEVVERVVEEIAKIVADELK, from the coding sequence ATGAGAAAATATTTTGGTACAGATGGAATTAGAGGAGAGGCAAATAAAGAGTTAACAGTTGATTTAGCTTTAAGATTAGGATATGCCCTAGGATATTATTTAAAAGAAAATAATAAAAATAAAAAGAAAATAAGAGTTGTAATGGGTTCTGATACAAGAATTTCAGGATATATGTTAAGATCAGCTTTAATGGCAGGATTAACTTCAATGGGAATAGATATTGACTTTGTAGGAGTACTACCAACACCAGGAGTAGCTTACTTAACAAAGGCCAGTGATGCTGTGGCAGGAATTATGATTTCAGCTTCTCATAATCCAGCAAAGGATAATGGAATAAAAATATTTGCTCAAGATGGATATAAATTACCAGATGAAGTAGAATTAAAGTTAGAGAGTTTAATGGATAACTTAGATGAAATTACTAAGGATTTAGTTCCAGGAGATAAAGTTGGACAGTTTAAATATGCAGATGATGAGTACTATTTATATAGAGACCATTTATTATCTACAGTAAGTGGGGATTTTTCAGGGATGAAAATAATAATAGATGCTGCAAATGGATCTGCCTATAGAATAGCTAAAAGTGTATTTTTAAAACTAGGAGCAGAAATAGTAATTATAAATGATGCTCCAAATGGAACAAATATAAATGTAAAATGTGGATCAACACACCCAGAAATCTTAGCAAAGGTTGTAGTTGGATATGAAGCAGATTTAGGACTTGCCTATGATGGTGATGCAGATAGATTAATAGCTGTAGATAGATTCGGAAATATAATTGATGGAGATAAAATAATTGCTATTTTAGCTTTAGAAATGAAAAAGAAAAATGAATTAAAAGGAAATAAGGTAGTAACAACAGTAATGAGTAACATGGGATTTGAAACATATTTAGAAGAAAAGGGTGCACAACTTTTAAGAGCTAATGTAGGAGATAGATATGTTTTAGAAATGATGAAAAATGAAGGTGCTAATCTTGGTGGAGAGCAATCAGGACATATAATTTTATTAGATCATGGAACTACAGGAGATGGAGTTTTAACATCGTTAAAATTAGTTGAAGCTTTAAGAGATTGTGGGAAAACAATAGATGAACTAGTTAATGAAATTAAAGATTGGCCACAGATTTTAAAAAATGTTAGAGTTGATAATGTTAAAAAAAATCTATGGAATAAAAATGAAAATATAGTTAAATTCATTGAAGAAAAAGAAGAGGAAATGAAAGGTCTAGGAAGAGTTTTAGTTAGAACATCGGGAACTGAACCTATTGTAAGAGTTATGGTTGAAGGAAAAGATAAGGAAGTAGTAGAAAGAGTGGTCGAAGAAATAGCTAAAATTGTTGCAGATGAATTAAAATAA
- the purB gene encoding adenylosuccinate lyase, which translates to MNKDIYSNPLAERYSSKEMLKVFSPANKFSTWRKLWYALAESEKELGLDITDEQLKEMKENIYNIDFELAAQKEREVRHDVMAHVHTFGTAAPKAMPIIHLGATSAFVGDNTDLIQIKEGLELVKEKIVNVMDGLAKFSMEYKDLPTLGFTHFQAAQLTTVGKRATLWLQSLMLDLEELEFRQETLRFRGVKGTTGTQASFEELFNGDFGKVKKLDEMVAEKMGFNKRFMVTGQTYDRKVDSEIMNLLANIAQSAHKFTNDLRLLQHLKEIEEPFEKKQIGSSAMAYKRNPMRSERISSLAKFVMALQQSTGMTAATQWFERTLDDSANKRLSLPQGFLAIDAILIIWKNVLDGLVVYPKMIEKHIMAELPFMATEYIIMEGVKKGGDRQELHEKIRVHSMEAGKMVKIHGEENDLIERIINDPYFNIDREKLLEILDPKNFIGFAPEQTEDFIRVEIQPILDKYKYMLGMEADLKV; encoded by the coding sequence ATGAACAAAGATATTTATTCAAATCCTTTGGCGGAAAGATACAGCTCTAAGGAGATGTTAAAGGTATTTTCCCCAGCAAATAAATTTTCAACATGGAGAAAGTTATGGTACGCTTTAGCTGAATCGGAAAAAGAGTTAGGATTAGATATCACAGATGAGCAATTAAAGGAAATGAAGGAAAATATATATAATATTGACTTTGAACTTGCAGCACAAAAAGAAAGAGAAGTAAGACATGACGTAATGGCTCATGTACATACTTTTGGAACTGCAGCTCCAAAGGCTATGCCTATAATTCACCTAGGAGCAACAAGTGCATTTGTTGGAGATAATACAGATTTAATTCAAATAAAAGAGGGATTAGAATTAGTTAAAGAAAAAATTGTAAATGTTATGGATGGGTTAGCTAAATTCTCTATGGAATATAAAGATTTACCAACTTTAGGATTTACACATTTCCAAGCTGCTCAATTGACAACTGTTGGAAAAAGAGCAACATTATGGTTACAAAGTTTAATGTTAGATTTAGAAGAATTAGAATTTAGACAGGAAACTTTAAGATTTAGAGGAGTTAAAGGAACTACAGGAACACAGGCTAGTTTTGAAGAGCTTTTCAATGGTGATTTTGGAAAGGTTAAAAAATTAGATGAAATGGTTGCTGAGAAAATGGGATTCAATAAAAGATTTATGGTTACAGGACAAACTTATGATAGAAAAGTAGATTCTGAAATTATGAACTTATTAGCTAACATAGCTCAATCTGCACATAAATTCACAAATGATTTAAGATTATTACAACATTTAAAAGAGATTGAAGAACCATTTGAGAAAAAACAAATAGGTTCATCAGCAATGGCATATAAGAGAAATCCTATGAGAAGTGAAAGAATATCTTCCCTTGCTAAATTTGTAATGGCTTTACAACAAAGTACTGGTATGACAGCGGCTACACAGTGGTTTGAAAGAACACTAGATGATTCAGCAAATAAGAGATTATCTTTACCACAAGGATTTTTAGCAATAGATGCTATATTAATCATTTGGAAAAATGTATTAGATGGGTTAGTAGTATATCCAAAAATGATAGAAAAACATATAATGGCAGAATTACCATTTATGGCAACAGAGTATATTATTATGGAAGGTGTAAAAAAAGGTGGAGATAGACAGGAACTTCATGAGAAAATAAGAGTTCACTCTATGGAAGCTGGAAAAATGGTAAAAATTCATGGAGAAGAAAATGATTTAATAGAAAGAATCATTAATGATCCATACTTTAATATAGATAGAGAAAAATTACTTGAAATTTTAGATCCAAAGAACTTTATAGGGTTTGCACCTGAGCAAACTGAAGATTTCATAAGAGTAGAAATACAACCTATATTAGATAAATATAAGTATATGTTAGGAATGGAGGCAGATTTAAAGGTATAA
- a CDS encoding AtpZ/AtpI family protein: protein MFFNKEFFHYVSLLGFLGFLIAANILVFVYLYKLFEKYFFKSHILFIIFVCIGVFSGFYNAYKTIMKK, encoded by the coding sequence ATGTTCTTTAATAAAGAATTTTTTCACTACGTTTCCCTTCTAGGATTCTTAGGGTTTCTTATAGCTGCAAATATCCTGGTTTTTGTATACTTATATAAACTATTTGAAAAGTATTTTTTCAAGAGTCATATACTTTTTATTATCTTTGTATGCATTGGGGTGTTTAGCGGCTTTTATAATGCATATAAGACGATTATGAAGAAATAG
- a CDS encoding class I SAM-dependent DNA methyltransferase, with protein MYNNFAKIYDKFMKYCDYDQWSSYIKDKIEEYHPQGKTLLDLGCGTGETLIRLKENFQCSGLDLSKEMLEIAHKKLKNKGVNLFMGDMREFNTGEKYDIIISLFDTVNHLTSIEDLEDLFSAVKGSLNENGIYIFDVVDRKFMEAMFPGGIYYDERKDMTIIWEHSREDDLDFVEANFFVKNKNNTYDKYKEYYEKKIFDRSEIEKAVKKNDLSLLTVAKNDKIAGERYFYVVKKS; from the coding sequence ATGTATAATAATTTTGCCAAAATATATGACAAATTTATGAAGTATTGTGATTATGATCAGTGGTCTTCATATATTAAAGATAAAATTGAAGAATATCATCCTCAAGGAAAAACTTTACTTGATTTAGGTTGCGGAACAGGGGAAACTTTAATAAGATTAAAGGAAAACTTCCAATGTTCTGGTTTAGATTTATCAAAGGAAATGTTAGAAATTGCCCATAAAAAGTTGAAAAATAAGGGTGTTAATTTATTTATGGGAGATATGAGGGAGTTCAATACAGGAGAAAAATATGATATAATAATCTCTCTTTTTGATACAGTAAATCATTTAACTTCTATAGAAGATTTAGAAGATTTATTTTCAGCAGTAAAAGGAAGCCTAAATGAAAATGGAATATATATATTTGATGTGGTAGATAGAAAATTTATGGAAGCTATGTTTCCAGGAGGAATTTACTACGATGAAAGAAAGGATATGACCATTATTTGGGAGCATTCTAGAGAAGATGATCTAGATTTTGTAGAAGCTAATTTCTTTGTAAAAAATAAAAATAACACTTATGATAAATATAAGGAATATTATGAAAAGAAAATTTTTGACCGGTCAGAAATTGAAAAAGCGGTGAAAAAAAATGATTTATCCTTGTTAACAGTTGCTAAAAATGATAAAATAGCAGGAGAGCGTTATTTTTACGTGGTTAAAAAAAGTTGA
- a CDS encoding ATPase — protein sequence MNEIKRVFKRGFVTSGIILVYGIVTFNYLVYLGMFIGSLLSILGFYLICLDARASVMSNSPFRVGVTGYLKRYCIYGIFLGVTLKFFGIPMFVSSAIGLLSIRFNILLMALFDNIKKFKAKHLNLK from the coding sequence ATGAACGAGATAAAAAGAGTTTTTAAGAGAGGATTTGTAACCTCGGGAATAATTTTAGTATATGGAATAGTTACATTTAATTATTTAGTTTACTTAGGTATGTTTATAGGGTCCTTACTTTCTATTTTAGGATTTTATCTTATATGTTTAGATGCTAGGGCCAGTGTAATGTCAAACTCTCCTTTTAGAGTAGGAGTTACTGGATATCTGAAAAGATATTGTATATATGGGATATTTTTAGGAGTGACTTTGAAATTTTTTGGAATACCTATGTTTGTCAGTTCAGCAATAGGGCTACTTAGTATAAGATTTAATATTTTACTGATGGCACTATTTGATAATATTAAAAAATTTAAAGCTAAGCATTTAAATTTAAAATAG
- the rimI gene encoding ribosomal protein S18-alanine N-acetyltransferase gives MIREAKLEDIEKIENMEKEIFPSSFYSVNSLKEMMENKSYYIYMCTDEKDILGYIILHDSIDVIEIMKIATKKDSRNIGIGKKLLEKTKEVFEQNIFLEVRESNEIAQNFYKNFGFTQVGRRKNYYGDTGEAAILMIYDRQ, from the coding sequence TTGATAAGAGAAGCAAAGTTAGAAGACATAGAAAAAATAGAAAATATGGAAAAAGAGATTTTTCCTAGTAGTTTTTATTCTGTAAATAGTTTAAAAGAAATGATGGAAAATAAAAGCTACTATATATATATGTGTACAGATGAGAAAGATATTTTAGGCTATATTATTTTACATGATAGTATAGATGTAATTGAAATAATGAAAATAGCTACAAAAAAAGATTCTAGAAATATTGGAATCGGGAAAAAACTTTTAGAAAAAACAAAGGAAGTATTTGAACAGAATATTTTTTTAGAAGTGAGAGAATCCAATGAAATAGCCCAAAATTTTTATAAAAATTTTGGATTTACCCAGGTGGGAAGAAGGAAAAACTATTATGGTGACACCGGTGAAGCAGCTATTTTAATGATATATGACAGACAATAA
- the atpE gene encoding ATP synthase F0 subunit C: MDLMLAKTIILAASAVGAGCAMIAGIGPGIGQGYAAGKAVESVARQPEAKGDIISTMVLGQAISESTGIYSLVIALILLYANPFIGLLG; encoded by the coding sequence ATGGATTTAATGTTAGCAAAAACTATCATATTAGCTGCGTCAGCAGTAGGTGCAGGATGTGCAATGATTGCAGGTATTGGACCAGGAATAGGACAAGGTTACGCAGCTGGTAAAGCAGTTGAATCAGTAGCTAGACAACCAGAAGCAAAGGGAGATATCATTTCTACAATGGTACTAGGACAAGCAATATCTGAGTCAACAGGTATTTACTCACTAGTTATCGCATTAATACTTCTATATGCAAATCCATTCATCGGATTATTAGGATAG
- the atpB gene encoding F0F1 ATP synthase subunit A gives MRLGGIEFFTPALVEGPAISFFIPIPASMHSMPFVMQIADGKYGLPVSLTVVSTWFIIALLFVLFRIATRKMEMVPSKGQAFIESLYGFLDGVISQMLGGWAKGYFNYLSTLFLFILPCNLLMFIPIPWGSVENGVLTVAPAFRTPTADLNTTVGLALLTTITFIGTSIKCNGVLGYFKGFFQPLPFMFPINVVGELAKPTNISIRLFGNMFAGGVIMGLVYMAAPAIVPAPLHLYFDIFSGVVQSFVFLMLSMVYIQGSLGDSQYPDEEKL, from the coding sequence ATGAGATTAGGAGGAATTGAATTCTTTACTCCAGCTCTAGTTGAAGGTCCAGCTATATCATTCTTTATACCGATTCCAGCTTCAATGCATTCAATGCCTTTTGTTATGCAAATTGCTGATGGAAAGTACGGACTTCCTGTTTCTTTAACAGTTGTAAGTACTTGGTTTATAATTGCTTTACTATTTGTATTATTTAGAATTGCAACAAGAAAGATGGAAATGGTTCCTTCAAAAGGTCAAGCATTTATAGAATCTTTATATGGGTTCTTAGACGGCGTTATCAGCCAAATGCTTGGTGGATGGGCTAAAGGATATTTTAATTACTTATCAACATTATTTTTGTTCATTTTACCATGTAACTTACTAATGTTTATACCGATTCCATGGGGATCAGTTGAAAATGGTGTGTTAACAGTTGCGCCAGCATTTAGAACACCTACTGCTGATTTAAATACAACAGTTGGGTTAGCACTATTAACAACTATCACTTTCATAGGAACAAGTATTAAATGTAACGGAGTACTTGGTTACTTTAAAGGATTTTTCCAACCTTTACCTTTCATGTTCCCTATAAACGTAGTAGGAGAGTTAGCAAAACCTACAAATATTTCTATACGTTTGTTTGGTAATATGTTTGCAGGAGGGGTAATCATGGGACTTGTCTATATGGCAGCTCCTGCAATAGTTCCAGCACCATTACACTTGTATTTCGATATATTTAGTGGTGTTGTTCAAAGTTTCGTATTTTTAATGCTAAGTATGGTTTATATCCAAGGTTCTCTTGGTGATAGCCAGTATCCAGACGAAGAAAAACTTTAA
- a CDS encoding Gx transporter family protein produces MLKGEKRREVYLTALVLLALYLSLGETLIPKPFPWMKLGLANIATIIALEKFDSKMAIEVLLLRILIQGLMLGTMFTPSFIISLLSGGASTLLMIFLYRYRQKLSLIAICVMGAFTHNICQLIIVYFLLFRNISIYSKSIFMFIWGFLFMGCISGVITGYIGEKLRLRRGATK; encoded by the coding sequence ATGTTAAAAGGGGAGAAAAGACGAGAAGTATACCTGACAGCCCTAGTACTTTTAGCTCTGTATTTATCATTAGGAGAAACACTTATTCCTAAACCATTTCCTTGGATGAAATTAGGACTTGCAAATATTGCTACAATAATAGCTTTAGAGAAGTTTGATTCTAAAATGGCAATAGAAGTTTTACTTTTAAGAATATTAATTCAAGGATTGATGTTAGGAACAATGTTCACACCTAGTTTTATAATAAGTTTATTATCAGGAGGGGCTAGTACCCTCTTGATGATTTTTTTATATAGATATAGACAAAAGCTCTCTTTAATTGCAATTTGCGTTATGGGAGCTTTTACTCACAATATATGCCAATTAATAATAGTATATTTTTTACTTTTTAGAAATATCAGTATATATAGTAAATCTATATTTATGTTTATATGGGGCTTTTTATTTATGGGGTGCATTTCAGGCGTTATTACAGGATATATTGGTGAAAAATTGAGATTGAGAAGGGGAGCAACAAAATGA